In Selenomonas dianae, a genomic segment contains:
- a CDS encoding ABC transporter substrate-binding protein, whose protein sequence is MKFKKMVAVLAASLMLGSALTGCGGGGGEKKAASADDNALVIYCPHPLTFINPLVEEFEKQSGVKVEVIAAGTGELLKRVESEKANPLGDIFWGGSLNTMKPKADLFENYTSKNEDHIQAAFKNTEGPMTRFTDIPSVIMVNTNLIGDVKVEGYEDLLNPALKGKIAFADPSKSSSSYEHLINMLYAMGKGDPDKGWDYVEKLSRNLDGKLLSGSSAVYKGVADGEYAVGLTFEEGGAKYVADGAPVKLVYMKEGVISKPDGIYIIKNAKHMENAKKFIDFITSKEAQSIITASLHRRSVRDDVDPPVGLLPKDQIKIIDDDEQVVEKNKKAWLDKFKDIFTSVQ, encoded by the coding sequence ATGAAGTTCAAGAAAATGGTTGCGGTACTCGCAGCATCCCTGATGCTGGGCAGCGCACTCACTGGCTGCGGCGGGGGCGGCGGAGAAAAGAAGGCGGCGTCGGCAGATGACAACGCGCTCGTCATTTACTGCCCGCATCCGCTGACGTTCATCAATCCCCTTGTCGAGGAGTTTGAAAAGCAGAGTGGCGTGAAGGTCGAGGTCATCGCGGCGGGTACGGGTGAACTCTTAAAGCGCGTTGAGTCCGAGAAGGCGAATCCGCTCGGCGACATCTTCTGGGGCGGATCGCTCAACACGATGAAGCCGAAGGCGGATCTCTTCGAGAACTATACATCGAAGAACGAGGATCACATTCAGGCGGCGTTCAAGAACACCGAGGGCCCCATGACGCGTTTCACGGACATCCCGAGCGTCATCATGGTTAACACGAACCTCATCGGCGATGTGAAGGTAGAGGGCTACGAGGATCTGCTGAACCCCGCGCTCAAGGGCAAGATCGCGTTTGCCGATCCGTCGAAGTCCTCCTCGTCCTATGAGCATCTCATCAATATGCTCTACGCGATGGGCAAGGGCGACCCGGACAAGGGCTGGGACTATGTGGAAAAACTCTCGCGCAATCTCGACGGCAAGCTGCTCTCCGGATCGTCTGCGGTCTACAAGGGCGTTGCGGACGGCGAGTATGCCGTGGGGCTTACCTTTGAGGAGGGCGGCGCGAAGTACGTTGCGGACGGCGCACCCGTGAAGCTCGTCTATATGAAGGAAGGCGTTATCTCCAAGCCGGACGGCATCTACATCATCAAGAATGCGAAGCACATGGAGAACGCGAAGAAGTTCATCGACTTCATCACGAGCAAAGAGGCGCAGAGCATCATCACCGCCTCGCTCCATCGCCGCTCCGTGCGTGACGATGTGGATCCGCCCGTCGGTCTCCTCCCGAAGGATCAGATCAAGATCATCGACGATGATGAGCAGGTCGTCGAGAAGAACAAGAAGGCATGGCTCGACAAGTTCAAGGACATCTTTACGAGCGTGCAGTAA
- a CDS encoding ABC transporter permease, whose protein sequence is MSKLNLRWDFWTGITVLSIAVFGLFLIYPLFSLFASAFQDSMTGAFTLEHFKHFFERKYYYQSMINSFSVTACVTVLAIIIGTALAYFMTLYRIRFKSALEICIIISLLSPPFIGAYSWILIGGRSGILTQWLQNTFQYEFPSIYGFTGILLVLTLKLYPFIYLYAAGAMKNIDSALIEAAESLGCSGVRKVVTVIVPLITPTILAGALMVFMNAMADFGTPMLIGEGFNVMPVMIYSEFINEVGDQANFAAAMAAIMVVITSTIFLLQKYVVSRKSFTMSSLRPIETKEMKGAGNIIVHALIYLLVALSMIPQLVVIYTSFLETRGAVFTGGYSLDSYTTIFSSLGTAISNTYLYSTAAILVIVFLGMTVAYLTTRRKSALTDIIDTLTMFPYIIPGSVLGITLLLAFNEEPLLLSGTALIIIISLVIRRLPYTLRSSSAILYQISPSIEEASISLGASPLKTFFKVTAIMMLPGVMSGAILSWITAINELSSSVILFTGATKTMSVAIYTEVIRASYGTAAALSTILTLTTIVAMVTFFKVSGSKDVTL, encoded by the coding sequence ATGAGTAAGCTGAATCTGCGCTGGGATTTCTGGACGGGCATCACGGTTCTGTCCATTGCGGTGTTCGGTCTTTTTCTCATCTATCCGCTCTTTTCGCTCTTTGCCTCGGCGTTTCAGGACTCGATGACGGGAGCGTTTACCCTTGAGCATTTCAAGCATTTTTTTGAGCGGAAATACTACTATCAGTCGATGATCAACAGCTTCAGCGTGACGGCGTGTGTGACGGTGCTTGCCATCATCATCGGCACGGCACTCGCATACTTCATGACGCTCTATCGCATCCGCTTCAAGAGTGCACTTGAGATCTGCATCATCATCTCACTGCTCTCGCCGCCGTTCATCGGTGCGTACTCGTGGATTCTCATCGGTGGGCGCAGCGGCATCCTGACGCAGTGGCTTCAAAATACGTTTCAGTATGAATTTCCGTCGATCTACGGCTTTACGGGGATTCTGCTTGTGCTGACACTTAAGCTCTATCCGTTCATCTACCTCTATGCGGCGGGGGCGATGAAGAACATCGACTCTGCACTGATCGAGGCGGCGGAAAGCCTCGGGTGCAGCGGTGTCCGCAAGGTGGTGACGGTCATCGTACCGCTCATCACGCCGACGATCCTCGCGGGTGCGCTCATGGTATTCATGAACGCGATGGCGGACTTCGGTACGCCGATGCTGATCGGTGAGGGGTTCAACGTCATGCCGGTCATGATCTACTCCGAGTTCATCAACGAGGTGGGCGATCAGGCAAACTTTGCGGCGGCGATGGCGGCGATTATGGTCGTCATTACCTCGACGATCTTCCTCCTGCAAAAGTATGTCGTGAGCCGCAAGTCCTTCACGATGAGTTCGCTGCGTCCCATTGAGACGAAGGAGATGAAGGGCGCAGGGAACATCATCGTACACGCGCTGATCTATCTGCTTGTCGCACTCTCCATGATTCCGCAGCTCGTCGTCATCTACACCTCGTTCCTTGAGACACGCGGCGCGGTCTTTACGGGCGGCTATTCGCTCGACAGCTATACGACGATTTTCAGCAGTCTTGGCACGGCGATCTCGAACACCTACCTATATAGCACTGCGGCGATCCTCGTCATCGTATTCCTCGGCATGACGGTTGCATATTTGACGACACGGCGCAAGAGTGCGCTCACGGACATCATCGATACGCTCACGATGTTCCCGTACATCATCCCCGGCTCAGTTCTGGGTATCACACTTCTCCTCGCGTTCAATGAGGAGCCGCTGCTCCTCTCGGGAACGGCGCTCATCATCATCATCTCCCTCGTCATTCGGCGACTGCCGTATACGCTGCGCTCCAGCTCGGCGATTCTCTACCAGATCAGCCCGAGCATTGAGGAGGCGTCCATCAGCCTTGGCGCATCACCGCTTAAGACCTTCTTCAAGGTGACGGCGATCATGATGCTGCCCGGTGTCATGAGCGGGGCGATCCTCTCGTGGATCACGGCGATCAACGAACTCAGTTCCTCGGTTATCCTCTTCACGGGCGCGACCAAGACGATGTCCGTCGCGATCTACACGGAGGTCATCCGTGCGAGCTACGGTACGGCTGCGGCACTCTCGACCATCCTCACGCTCACGACGATTGTCGCGATGGTGACGTTCTTCAAGGTGTCGGGCAGCAAGGATGTAACGCTCTGA
- a CDS encoding ABC transporter ATP-binding protein — protein MSVAIHIENAVKKYGDLTIIPGITEHIRNGEFFTLLGPSGCGKTTLLRMIAGFNSIEGGDIRFNEQRINDIPAHKRNIGMVFQSYAIFPHLTVRQNVEYGLKLRDVPKAEMKEKVDRILDVVQITDYQDRLPERLSGGQQQRVALARAIVIHPSVLLMDEPLSNLDAKLRIEMRSAIREVQKKVGITTVYVTHDQEEALSISDRIAVMNKGEIQQTAQPQTIYERPWNIFVSTFIGHSNLFHGRVKKSGTAMSVVFQNGYELPMANLGEEAEDGMEVVISVRPEELSIQADGLPCKVKTKVFLGKYINYSLDFGAEMILPNQASLEFSQDLGHATQQLAVGDAVHLRPNARKVNVFTADGSRNILKDVVRYE, from the coding sequence ATGAGTGTAGCGATTCACATTGAGAACGCTGTGAAGAAATATGGTGATCTCACGATCATCCCGGGGATCACAGAGCACATCCGCAACGGAGAGTTCTTTACCCTGCTCGGTCCGTCGGGCTGCGGCAAGACGACGCTTCTGCGCATGATTGCGGGCTTCAACAGCATTGAGGGCGGAGATATTCGCTTCAATGAACAGCGGATCAATGACATTCCCGCGCACAAACGGAACATCGGCATGGTGTTTCAGAGCTACGCGATCTTCCCGCATCTGACAGTACGGCAGAATGTGGAGTACGGGCTGAAGCTGCGCGATGTGCCGAAAGCGGAGATGAAGGAGAAGGTCGACCGCATTCTCGATGTGGTGCAGATTACGGACTATCAGGATCGTCTGCCGGAACGCCTCTCGGGCGGACAGCAGCAGCGCGTCGCCCTTGCGCGTGCGATTGTCATTCACCCGAGCGTGCTGCTGATGGACGAACCGCTCTCCAATCTCGACGCAAAGCTGCGCATTGAGATGCGCTCCGCGATCCGCGAGGTGCAGAAGAAAGTCGGTATCACGACGGTATATGTCACACATGATCAAGAGGAGGCACTTTCGATCTCCGACCGCATCGCCGTCATGAACAAGGGCGAGATCCAGCAGACGGCGCAGCCGCAGACGATCTACGAACGCCCGTGGAACATCTTCGTCTCGACCTTCATCGGACACTCCAACCTGTTTCATGGGCGGGTAAAGAAATCGGGCACAGCGATGAGCGTCGTCTTTCAAAACGGGTACGAGCTGCCGATGGCGAATCTCGGAGAGGAAGCAGAGGACGGCATGGAGGTTGTGATCTCCGTGCGTCCCGAGGAACTGTCGATTCAGGCGGATGGTCTGCCCTGCAAGGTAAAGACGAAGGTGTTCCTCGGCAAGTACATCAACTACAGTCTGGACTTTGGCGCGGAGATGATTCTCCCGAATCAGGCATCGCTTGAGTTCTCGCAGGATCTTGGGCACGCGACACAGCAGCTTGCGGTGGGGGACGCGGTGCATCTGCGCCCGAACGCGCGGAAGGTCAATGTCTTTACCGCAGACGGTTCGCGCAATATCCTGAAGGATGTGGTGCGCTATGAGTAA